The stretch of DNA TCAATAGTCACCTGTGCTGAATTGAATGTAGGTATTTCCTTTCTAACAGGGGAAGTCTGTCTGTCTTGGCATATATTTGTCAAACGATAACTAGAGAGAATGTTACTCTTCCAGTTAAATCTCCTGATAAACACGCAGTCTCTGTAATATATCTGATATAGTGACAGACCTTAAAGTGTGTTTCAAAATCAAAGCAGTTTTGATACAGAACACACTTTTTATGTTGGCTAAACTATGCCAATATTTAGCTTCACTACATTAATGTAACTACAAGAGCTCTGATAAAGCAGAACTTCTCACAAAGCAATACTACACATACAGAAAAAGACAACAGCTCTAATAATTTCAAAGACCTTAAATCTACAAACACTAGTACGGGTGCTTAATTTTAGGCACTGTATTCAAAAGCATCTTAAGGAATCATACTGTAAGTTAAAAGATGACTCcaaagataaggaaaaaatattaaagtgaATTAAAACACAGTTCAAGCCATGAGACACAGAAAGCATGGAACAAATCACACCCCAAAATCtcagctaaaatatttttcatattttaaaccAAGTAATGATAATCACAAGTAGAGAAAGCAACCAACTTGCACTCTGCTGGCACATAACCAAAGCTCTCCCGTGTGTTAGCTCTGCATGCATGAAACTAACATGCACAGAACCAtgagaaactgaaatgcaaGACATCTCCACCTGGCCCATTTAATGAAGTATGGCAAATGGTTGAGCAGGTTGAATGTGTAGAAGGAATATCGAGTAATCTCTGTCACAGTCCATACGACCAGAAAAAGAATAACGCTCTCCTCATTCTGGATCTGCAGAAGTATAAAGAACCAACACTTTCTTCATCCTTAAGCTTCTTTTCTGTGCAAACTGCAACAGTCTTCTGTTTAAGATATATGGAACAGAACTAACatcttgtaaagaaaaaaaatttctttGAAACCATGCTGAAACCATTactatcatatatatatttactaacATAGAAACATTTTGCAAACTCAGCAATCTTTATCCATTATGCAAATACAAACCCATAAAACTATATTTGAGCTTATTCCTCCTCTTTATCTGCACTTTCACTATGCTGTTTCCCTCTTTATTTGTGGTTgatttgcttgtttatttttttgctcctcaaaacagaaaaaagaaaacactcctCTCATAACCAGCTTTTACCTATTCCATATTTCAGTACTCCCTCTATCTCCTAgactttcttttactttttatattGCTTCTTCCCCACCATACAATGCATGTCTCCATGAAACTTTAGATGAGATGAATTGTTCAGTAGCGCATACTGACTGGAACTTAGCAGCAGATCAAATCTGGGTGCAAGATGGTTAAGGAGTTGGAACATGGATGAACACTAAATTAAGAGTcgttggcagatcaggaggttTGTGTAAACTTACTCGACTGTCGTGTCTAAGATTTAAGTTCTGAGTCATCAAACTGCCTCATCAGTAGGTAGCACATCTATCTGCTCTTTCAAAACATcagttctttttctccttaagtGAACGAATAAACAGAAGACCCCAAATACAAAGAAGGCATGTGGGGATCTATTGCAAACACTACCTTCTGAAGAAGAATTACACGCAAgtaattttctgttctttaaaagGGAGGGAATTTTGTAATACAATTCCATGCCTGAAGGCTGAAAAGCTCCAGGGAtgtctgtgaaataaaataaagcaacataaattttgttaaaatgacaaaaaaaagggAAGTGACTTTTTTTAATAGAATGCAACATGATGACAAAGCTTAATACATCACAAAGATGCTGAAAATGCACAACTCTGTCAAAAGTCAAGAAGAATTTTAATTGATCGTCTTCTCATAAAATCACGCCCTCAATGTGTCAAAGAAGGTGCAATTTTAGTGAAAGGATctcacaaacaaaataagataTAAAAATCCCACCAAACTCACAAAGAAACAGCAACAATGGCAGTGCTAAGACATCCAAACAGATAAGcaaaggaaaagacagaattAGGCTGTTCTTAGCCTCATGCGATTAGAGACAAACATCGATAACCCGAACTTGGATTCCTGTCACAGTGCTAAAGCCAAGCAGAAGTGCTCTAAGTAAGTATGCAGAGAATTCCTATTTGTTGCCTTGCAAATCTCCAGTCAAGTACAGAGATCTGGGTCTGGCTGTTATCACTAACATGCCTCTCACCACCTACGTGACCCTGAACATTCATGCCTGCTAAGCAGTAACAGCGTGAAATACAATCAGACATACATTTAGATGTATTTTGCTTGGACAGAGCTGTACTGAAGATagagaaaacaagagaaatGACTGGTTATGCTAAAGATTTAATCCACTGcaggtaataataataataaaaaaaaagcaaaaagtgcTGAATTCCAGCATTCATGTAAAtattcaatatttaaaaaacgTGTGACTCTTTGAGACTTTTTCAcataagggaaaaagaaaacactgaatacacttaacttgcaaaaaaaactatgaaaggcttatttcatgtttaaaaaaaggcaCAGTAAAGGAAAAGATGAAGAGTTGAGAAAAAGTTCTCTGCGAACTGAAATTAAAGGATTTGTCAACTGAGGCAGGAGCTATGATATCCCATCGGCAGAAGGGCATATGCCATCTGCTGGTGAGACAGTTTAATGGCtcagctttttaaagaaatgcaggAGCACAGGCTCAAAATCTATCACTGAATTCTTACGTACCCTTTACAGAAAGCAGAATAAATATCCTATCTACTAGCTGTAAGCAGTCTGCTTGTTTCATTCTGCTAAAAAATCACTAGACTTACAATAACCACCTACTGCCAGGCAAAGAAGTTATTGTCATTTATTCAGGAACTTAAGTGTTCCTGTGGCATGCTGGAAAACTTGATAtacttttaatgaaaacaatgcAGTATGCATGCCATCGAATGCTGATATTCCCATAACAATAACATTTTGAGAAGGTTCCTAAAAGAAATTGCAAAATCACAACCATTTAAACCAGGTAAGTTCAATTTAAGACACATTTTCATTTAGATTCATTCAGTAAATGCTATGTTAAGTTCTTCGAAGGGAATAGGTAGCACTATGGTACATATGCAGGTAAATGAAAGCACTAATTGTTGATTTCACTTAGGCAGACCATAGCTGACATGATGCTGAAGACAGTGCTGATTCACACCTGAGACCCAGACCCAGCCACTTGGGCAGAAGTACATAAATTCAGTCCTGTAACCCCTATTTCAGAAACTGCACTTGAGTATGTCAGTCTTCTCTGTATGGATCTtactaatttttaaatttgtctTCCTGATGAAATGAGAACTGTATTAATAATTCCTTCTTATTAACAATTAAAACACAATTTGCTCACGCACATACCTGTTTTATACTATGTGCAATGAACCACACCATGAAGATTCTTGAACTCACTTGGACCCCCGTCACAAGCACAGATGTGCGAACTATTCCTTGAAAAGAGAAACATGTTATCTCTGCTCCACTACTCATGTTTTAATTAGTTACAGCAGAAACTAAAGAAAGAACTCACCAACTGCACAGTGGACTacctgtaaataaaaataagttaaagGTTACTAATTTACAGTATGTTACTATCTGCCATAGTAACTAACATGGGCTTTTTGATATTAATATACACCTAggtttatttctgctgtttttttctccaactAATATTTCAGCATCTTTAAAATAAGTACATGTTGGAGCTCTAGCAACCAGTGGTGGGCTCATTAACTGATCTGTGTAAACACTAAatgaaagagatttattttcctaattGGATATACTGAACATTTAAATACTTACAAAGTACTTCTTTTTTGAACTGGTAAACTTCTCTTCCATTATCTTACCCAGAGAATAATTTCACAGGACAATGTGGAAGGAGTCATACAGTGTACGCTAAATTaatagaaattttaaaatgttctgtattCGCTGTGGACTAATATCACTATTATCATTTTGCCAATGTTAGCTATGAatcttcagatttattttctggtCAGTAATGGTTAGCAAATGGAGtgcttttcattgttttgaTAAATTCAAGTGGAATTACCTGTTGTGAAAGTTTAATAGCAAAAAAGCCAATAGACAGCTGGCCACATGATTTTAAACAGCTGCTTGAACCACAGATGTTAGGGGCAGACTGAGAGAAAGAGTAAAAATGCAGACAGACACTCTTTGCTGAGCTTGGGAAAGAACCGTAACTGCTCAGTATACCCAACAGTTTTATTTCACGGGTGTACCATAAACTGAGACCATGAGCGCATGCTTGGCAAAGTCATATTATTTCAAGAATGCTTTGCACAACTTGCACAGACCTTGTTGTAAGGATTTATATGGGGCGTGTGAATCCAGTCTGGAAATAACTAGAAGCACAGCAGTTCCCAGAGATTTTTTGATTTACGGCAATATTAAGagttaactttttaaaaatgtgctcATTTGTTTCAACTaatctccttccccccccccccccccccccccccagaaaaaaataatcatcaaaTAAGGAAGGTAAAACAACTTTCAGCACTAATATAACATTTTGATATTAAATTCAGGCTAATAAGGTGGTTTGCCTATGATATGCAGCATCCAGTAAAGCAAACTATGTTTGAAATTTACCTCAAGCAAAGCAAATGTCTGGAAAAATTTAAGCGTCTTTTGCACGCTTCTGAATAAGCCTCTGTGTGTTCCTTTCTGTATATAAAATCGCACCATGGCAATACCCAACACCAGCCACCtacaaaagaaagagaatggaTACATTTGAAATAAGAATTCTAAAAATATCCATCCGCTGTAAATAATTTAGTAGAATATTTTCCTCACGGAATATCTTTGCTTCTTTACTTGTCAGTGTTCTTAGGagattgttaaaaaaaatctttagacAGAAATATTATGTAGTGCTACATCAGCACTACACTCTTTTATCTCTTTACCTGTAAAGGGATAGAGAATGACTTGTTTACCTTCAGAGGATTGATCTGAATTACCTAAATTAAGGTAATCAGACCAGAAGTCACtttatatttttactgttaAATCCTCATGCGTCTTTACTGTGAATTACCATTATTGGAAAACATCTGATGAACTCAGCACTGATGCTACCGTTTTGGTCTCAGGTTGGAACCGATGCACATCATTGTTACATTTTTTACGGCGCCTTACTTGTTATTTTCAGAACTGACTGGGGATCAGCGCTTCTGTTCTACAATTCAGAAGTGCTGAGAAGTCATCTTGGAAATCAAAGTCTGATGTGCTGTCAGGTTGGTGCTCTAAGTTCCTGGCTTCCAGAGGCAAGAACATTTAACTTGCAGATTTGATGGTGTTggctaattttttaaaaattatttaatgaaatTGAGTGATGCTCTTAACTGATCATCCTTTCAATGTAAATGAAAGAAAGTAACGATATCTTTGAACCAAACTGAAATTTGTGATCTCAAATGGAAACtaagataaaaacaaagcaaacaccaaaaaaaaacaacagcacttCATAACCATGGTGGATTGAACCCCACCATCCTAGCCAAGATCAAGTACAATAACCAAAGGTATGAGCAGTTGCTTCCACATAATTAACCCATGtttatgaaattaaatttttcaaaataatatacCACATGTTCCATTGTTAATGCATTCCTGCATTCTTACAAACATCACACTAGCAAGATTCCTTGAAACTTCAGGCTTAAAACCACAAGGGCTACGTACAAAATTTCTTTAATATAAACCCATAGGCACAGCCAGAGCTGCAAGCAGCTATTTTGagagttaaaaatgaaaatatacgAATTGCAATAACATTAGTTTAACTTCTTGTCTGACTATATTTGAGAACAATCATTCAATCCTTTCATCCTCCACAAAGCCATCACAAGCACATTGTACAGCAACATGAACTCTGGCTAAGGCAGGCCCAAGACAAAAAGTGGTGGGGTCTGAGAAATATTCAGCGGCGTACCAGGAGAGTATAGAAATATTCAGGGcaataaatgaaatgttacaagGCTAAGTggtgggtcctgcacttggggcacaacccCACACAacgctacaggctgggggcagagtggctggaaagctgctcagcagaaagggatctgggggtgttggtcaatgcttgcctgaacatgagccagcagagtgctcaggtggccaagaaggccagcagcatcctggcttgtaccaGGAAtagcgtggccagcaggagcCGGGAgttgattgtccccctgtactcggctctggtgaggccgcatctcgaatgctgtgttcagctttgggcccctcactacaagaaggacatcgaggtgcttgagtgggtccagagaagggcctgGAGAAGTCTCATGAGGAGCCActgagggagctgaggttgtttagcttggagaaaacgaggctcaggggagaccttactaTGCTCTGTggttaccttaaaggaggttgtagtggGGTGGGGATCAAGTTCTTCTCCTAAGCACTAGGTGATAAGaggaggggaaatggcctcaagctgcaccaggggaggtttaggttgggtattaggagacatttcgttactgaaaaggttgtgcccggggaagtggttgagtcaccatccccggaggtcttcaagaaacacgTAGATGTAGAACTTGGTACCATGGTTTAGTGGGACTTGTCAGCACAAGGTTTAAGGTTGGACTATATGATCTTAGAGATCTTTggccaacctgaatgattctatgattctctatTTATATAAACATGTGGATAAATATTTAACTCTTCCCCAGCTTTTACACTGTCCCCTACACATAATGTACTGACTAAAACTGGAAACAAGACACCAGGAAAGATGGATATTTGATCGGACATGTTATGCTGTAACGGCATGAGATTTGCATGGATCATAACAGCTCCGTACTCCCCACGCGTGACATGCACTTCAGTATCAGTCCCTTAACAACTCTCATGTGTAGCATCTACCATGACACAGTCGTTTCGCGTTGTCCATGCCAACAACAGTTCATGACGGCATTTCGAGCTCTACATGAAGTTAGTCAGGCTTCCCCACACTGTTGGAATGATTCCCCTCCTTCATCCTTGTACCTTAAGCCCGTGAATCTGATCTGCCAGGGCTCCAAAAtttgcccccctccccaaatatTATTTAGATTTTATAATAAATCTTAAAAGTGAATGCACTGAGGTTGTCTCGTACCACAGTGGCAATGAGGAATTGCTGGAATCTCACTGGTAGTCCTTCACAGCAGGGCTGCCCTGTTTTACAGCGACGTGTTTGACAAGAGGAAGGTGACAGCGCGTGTGCATCCAGCTGGCAGCACGAATGGTGACAGCCACAGCTTTGTGCTAGCCCTAGCCTGAGAAGTCACATTACATCTAATCTCACAAGGCATTTTCTGCATCTCATTCTTAACAAAAGCATTGCAGAGAGAAGTAGTCTTGGACTCCACTCAGAACCACAGACTGTAAATAGGTTTTTTCTTACATAAATTATTGTTTGGACATTTGAAATTTCTGCCAATCATTTTATTTAGCTTTCAGTGGCTTCGACTTTGGATTTCAGGAAAGCCCTTGTAgtgaacactgaaaaatcagcaggaaatggaaaacaatttgTGTAATAAAGGTAGGATTTCCAGCTGGGACTTTTGGTAAGATTGGGTACTGACCTGCCATTTTAGTCACAGAATGTGTGCCTTAAATCGTTATTAGAACAAAAGATAAAATGCGATTTGGTATTGGACTGGTTGTTCACATGCACTTATGTATCAGAGAGGTTGTTAAAATTCTAGAAACGCTTTGCCCTATTGCACCATCTGGACAAACACACTGTTCCTCGTGTTCACCTGTCCTCTGTAGCGCccctgtgaaatatttttctacttcaaacctttatttttctcttaaattttaTCTGTTTGAAGAGATGACAATAATCTATTCCtatctcttctttctctgtttccacATAAAATACGCAGTTCAGCAAGTCTGAATCCCTCTGGATGACAACAGAAGatggggaggaggaagtggGAGAGCCTGAATCAGCACCTAGGGTCAGAACTAAAATGGTTCAGTAATTTTCTACACAGACTAAGAGATGACAGGCAATGGCATTGACAGATGAAAGTCAATGGCAAGAGTCAGTGCTCACTGCCAAATTCACAcctggaggaggaggcagggaacTCCATGAGGCGAAATTAACCTGCAAGCTACAAAAATCACCAGTACAGGCACTTCCCAAAGGCTTGTGATATACGAATAGTGTGCGCATGGATGCTAGTGGGAAGAAAACCATTTAAAAACCATTCCTGCCCTTCTGTGTGGCCACCCTGACAGAACTAAAGCATCACCAGTCCTCTACAGTATTGCAACGAGGGAGAATTCGCCCTTCGAGACCCGAGCTGAAGCCTTTTGAACGATGAATTCTCCCCCACCGCTCGCCCCGCCGGCGGCTGAGGGGACAGCGGGCACCCACACGGCCTCGTCCCCAGAGCCCGGGGGGGCTCCAGGGCACCTCGGGGCCGCGGCCGGGCCCTCACCCGCGGGCAGTGCGGGCTGTGAGGGCAGCGGGCAGCCCGGCATTCCTGGCCCGGCTATACTTAACCTCGCCGCGCCCGCTCGCGGGTAGCGCTGCACCGTATTAGGCAATGCCGGGCACgccggggctgcagccccgctgccggcagccccccgccgccccccggctctccccctgccccacagcggCTCCCGCCCCGGCTCTGGctccggtcccggtcccggttcCCCCCTCCCGgtccccgccgcgccgccgaCCCCGTTCCCCGCTGCCGGCCCGCGCTCACCCCGCGGTCATGGCGACGTTGTAGAAGATGAGCCAGGCCGTGGCCAGGGCGCCCAGGCTCCTCTTCTTGCcgttctccttctcctccaccgAGCCGTTGCCGCCTCCGTCCTCCTCGCTGGACGCcatggttcccccccccggcagggcagcgAGCGAAGCCGCCCGCCCGCGGGGAGGAGGGGCTCCCGCCGCGGCGGGGCTGAGGCCGCGCTGACAGCTGGAGCTCGCCCTGTCCCTCAGCCCATCTGGCCGCTGCCCCGGGGGCCGCCACCCGCTCCCATGGCGCTGCCCGCTCCTCCCTCCGCCACTCCGGGCTTCCTGGGCAcggcggcgggcagggggcgggCGGGAAGAAGGGGCCGCGGCCGCCCCTCGCCTCCCCTCACCGCCCCTCACCGCCCCTCAGCGTCCCCCGACACCGGGAAGCTGGCGCCTTGTCCCCGGCTCCAAACGCCACTGACAGAAAATATCGGtcttaaaaaatgtatatataaaccAAACACATCCACAAATAAAAGCACAAGGAGGTTTGAGGTCGGTTGGTGCGAGGTGGAGTTGTTGGACCAAGTCCATGGGGCCCCAGCTCAGAGGTCCCCCTAAGGGAGAGGATCCCTTCCAGTGTGGTGTGTCTCGGTGTCACCCTACATACACGAGGCAGAGTGAGGCAGGCCCCCTGACAAGGGGGAAAAGTCCTTCCTATGGCCTGAAGAGAGACCAGCTGATGGACTGAAGGATGAGATATGAACATAAAAGTTGTCCTAAACTGTAAGCCTGCAGCCTGTGCACATGAAAACAGAGCCTGGACAGAGCTTTTGTTAGCTACAGACCCAAAGCAGCATCACTGTGTTGGTGTGACATGGTCCAGGCATTGCCATTTGGGACAAATCCCTCGAACACAGTCATACAGACAGCAGAACTCCAAAAGCAAGTCAGGACCTATCTTTGAAATCCTACTTTGTCAGTCTCAAAAGATTTCAGGAATTCGAGTCTACCTTCTTTAGCATGGGATAAGTCATCTCACTGTTTAAACACTTAGGTGGTCTCGGTTCGTGGGCCTTTGGTTACAGGATCAGTAGATATGCCACACAGAAACTTCCTCTTGCACTTCTTACCAAAGCACACAAGCAGATATTCAGCTTTCAGCTTCATATCACTGGCAACAGCAAATATGTAACATatgcaaaaatgcaaaactttGGCAAATGGCACCAGGTATGTGCTACTAAGACTATAGGAAGTACcagtgtttatatatatatatatatatatatacatacccacacacctatatatatatgcacacatacacaagcACTTTTCATGTACAAGTAGTCATAAATATAACACCATTTGGGAATcctgtagttaaaaaaaaaaaaaaaaaaaagaaaaaaaaaaaagaggaatttacACACAGGATTAAGCGACCTAATTCAAAAGCTTTTGCCAACTTATCTGAAGCATAAAGAACAGCATAGTAGGCAAATAAGTGGTTTATCTGAGACTAAATTTCATCTTAATGTAGTGCTTATAAGTTGGTTTAAACTCCAAAGCTTTCAAaaactttttctgtatttctatatTCCCAGCTTATTGGCTTTGAGAATGTGGATTTGAAATGGGTATCACAAACTAACCATGTATGTGAAAAGTGGCTTTTCTCTCATTTGAATTTGCCTACTTGTGACttcactgatgtttttctgatctTAAATTTTGATACAAGTCATTGCCTGACCCAAATTCTTAatattgtaatttttaaaataccactAGCACTATAGTTTGCCATTTCTCTTTCAAGATTTTTCCACAGCAGATTTGAGAGAACAAATCTTGCTTTCTGAAATAGggaatttcagtttttaaatccTTCCTTTGATGCTTTCCATACTTGTGCACAGAAGCTTTTGAAATTTGATGAGCAAcgatatataaatattttcattaaaattctgtattattttccttcttgttaTTTGTTTGCTCAAAATCATTGATTTTGGatacacaatttatttttactataaCTAGTTTTGTCTTTACTTGATTTAGTTAATTAAGAACTTATTAGCAAGGATAAGTATCTCACTGTTTTTGCTCTagtattacattttttatttgtgaaagtACAATTTCTTTTGTTACCACATTACCCATTCACCCAAATGATGAGAAATTTCTGAAGATCCGTACAATCCTTTCTTGATTTGAATTAACTAAACATTTTGTGTCATTTACAAGTTTTGCCATTCAATGTTTTGCCCATGTTTCCCAATCacttattataaatatattaagcaCGACTTATTGCAGAGTTTTCATAAACACCccactgatttctttttc from Anas platyrhynchos isolate ZD024472 breed Pekin duck chromosome 2, IASCAAS_PekinDuck_T2T, whole genome shotgun sequence encodes:
- the HACD1 gene encoding very-long-chain (3R)-3-hydroxyacyl-CoA dehydratase 1 gives rise to the protein MASSEEDGGGNGSVEEKENGKKRSLGALATAWLIFYNVAMTAGWLVLGIAMVRFYIQKGTHRGLFRSVQKTLKFFQTFALLEVVHCAVGIVRTSVLVTGVQVSSRIFMVWFIAHSIKQIQNEESVILFLVVWTVTEITRYSFYTFNLLNHLPYFIKWARYNFFIILYPAGVAGELLTIYAALPYVKKTGMFSLRLPNKYNVSFDYYYFLIIVMFSYIPLFPQLYFHMLRQRRKVLHGEVIVEKDD